TGATCCGCGCGGTCAGCTCGCGCAGCTGGTCCAGGCTGCCCGGACGCGGCAGCGCCGAGCGGCGCACGTGGTAGGCGAGGTCGAAGCGGTCGTCGTCGACCCACACCGGGTTGGCGAACCGGCCCGGCACGCGGCGCACGCGCTGGCGGTAGCGGGGGACGAACGCGATCCGGTCGTCGATGTGGGCCAGCAGGGCGTCGTAGTCCAGGCCCGCCTCGCCCGGGTCGAAGATCTCCAGCGTCGCGTTGTGGAGCGGGGTCTGGGCCGTCTCCTGCGCCAGGAGGGCCAGGTCGCTGGCCCTGAGCCGCTCGCTCATCGTCGCTCCTCGCTCGGGACGCCCGTGTGGCTTCGGTCTCACCTGCGCCGGGGAGCCGGCCGTCGCCTTGGGTGGCGACCGGGCACATGGGATTGTGGCAGAGCGCCCCGTGGCGCCACACGTCCCGTCTCGCCCCCGTCCCACGTGGAGGATCCATGCACCGCGTCCTGCGCCGCCTGGCGCGACCGGCCGTCCCGCTCGCCGCCGTCCTGCTGCTCGTCACCGCGTGCGGCTCCCCGGACGGCAGCGGCACGACCGACGACGCGGCCTCCTCCCCCAGCCCGTCGGCCAGCGCGTCGGCCAGCGCGTCCCCGAGCGCCTCGGCGGGCTCGGCCGAGAGCTCGCCCAGCGCGTCGACCGAGGCCGGCACGGTCATCGACATCCGCTTCGCCGACGGCCAGGTCACCCCGGCGGGCAAGCAGGTGGAGGTCGGCGTCGGCGAGCCGTTCACGCTCCGGGTCGAGGCCGACGCGCCCGGCGAGCTGCACATCCACAGCACGCCCGAGCAGGAGCTGGCCTACGAGGCCGGCACCACCGAGAAGACCCTCACCCTCGACCGCCCCGGGGTGGTCGACATCGAGTCGCACACCCTGGACCAGCTCGTCGTGCGCGTCGAGGTGAGCTGAGCCCGTGCCGGGCCTGCTCGTCCCGCTGCCCCTGCACGGACTGGGCGGCGCGCAGAACCTGCCGCTGCCGCTCCCCCTGGCGGTCGCCGGTGCCACCGCGGCCCTGGTGGTCTCCTTCTGCGTCCTCGCGCTGGCCTGGCGCCGGCCCCGCTACGTCGGCGGCGCCCCCTCCCGCCCGGCCCCGGCCGCGCTGGCCCGCGTGGTCGACGGTGCGGCCTGGGCCTGGACCTGGCGCGTGCTGGGCCTGCTGTTCTTCGGCTACCTCGTCTGGCCGCTGGTCGCCGGGCCGGACCTGGTCACCAACCCGGTGCTCGGCACGTTCTACGTGCTGGTGTGGGTCGGCGTCGTGCCGGCCTCCCTGCTGCTCGGCCGTGCGGCCCGGGCGGTCAGCCCGGTCCGCACGCTCAACCTGCTGCTGGCCCGGCTGACCGGCGGCGACCCGGCCCGCGGCCTGGCGGCGTACCCCGAGCGGCTGGGCCTGTGGCCCGCCGCGCTGGGGCTGTTCGCCTTCGTGTGGCAGGAGCTGGTCAACCCGCAGAGCGCGTACGTCGGCTCGGTGCGGGTGTGGCTGGCGGTCTACCTGGCCGCCATGGTCGTCGGTGCCCTCGTCTTCGGGGACACCTGGCTCTCGCGCGCCGACCCCTTCGAGGTCTGGTCCGACCTGCTCGCGCACCTGTCGCCCTGGGGCCGTGACGACGCCGGCCGGCTCGTGGTGCGCAGCCCGCTGTCGAACCTGGCCACCGTCGTGCCGCGACCGGGCCTGCTCGCCGTCGTGGCGGTGCTGTTCGGGTCGACGGCGTTCGACAGCTACAAGGACACCCTGTTCTGGCAGCGGCTGGTGGCCGACTCCGGCCTGCCCGCGGTGCCGGTCGACACCGCAGCCCTGCTGGTGTTCTGCCTGGTGGTGGGCGGCAGCTTCACCGTGGCGGCGCGGCTCACCGGCGTCGAGACCGGAGCCCGCACCGGCCGCGGCTCCGCCCGGGTGGCGAGCCGTCGCGAGCTGCCGCTGCTGCTCGCGCACTCCGTGGTGCCGATCGCGGTGGGCTACCTGACGGCGCACTACCTGACCTACTTCGTCGAGCAGGGCCAGACCACGCTGATGCAGCTGAGCGACCCGCTGGTGCGGGGCGACGACCTGCTCGGCACCGCCGACTGGTCGGTCAGCTACTGGCTGTCCTTCCACCCCACCCTGCTGGCGGTGGTGAAGGTGCTGGCCATCGTGCTCGGCCACGTCGTGGGCGTGGTCGCGGCCCACGACCGGGCGCTGTCGCTGCTGCCCGCGCGGCACCACGTGACCGGCCAGCTCGCGATGCTGGTCGTCATGGTCGTCTACACCGCCACCGGCCTCTACCTGCTGATGGCCTCCTGACCCTGCTCCCGGACCCCGCCGCGGCCGGCGGGTCGGGCAGCACCAGGGCACGGAGCTCCGCGACCGCCTGGCGCAGCGGGGAGTCCCCGAGCTCGACCACCGAGCGGCCCGTGACCAGGGCCCGGTCGGTCGTGGCGCGGTCCTCGGGCACGAACACCACGCCGGCCGGTCGCACGTAGCCCTCGACCATGCCGACGATGTCGCGCCGGCTCCACCCCAGGGAGTCGCGCATCCGGTTGACGACCACCGTCACCGGCACGGGCGCGAGGTCGCGCAGCTCCACCAGCGTGCGGGCGAGCCGGGCCAGGCCCGGCGGCTCGGCGGAGCCCACGGCGACGACGTGGTCGGCCGCCGCCACGGCGTCCAGGGTGAGCTGGTTGCGCGAGAGGCTGCGCCCGAGCTCGGTCTCGTCCTCGAGGCTGAACCCGGTGTCGACCACGACGTCGCCCACCTCCGCGGCGCGCTCGAGGACGGCGTCGAGCACGCCCGGCCGCGCCTCCACCCAGCGGTCGGGGCGCGGCAGGCCGGTGAGCACCTCGAGGTGGTCCGAGACGACCCGCCGGCAGCGGGCGAACCCCGCGGCGTCGAGGGCGCCCGCGTTGACCAGCCGCGCGGCGGCCAGCAGGCCGCTCACCTCGTCGAGGACGCCCAGGTGCTGGGCGACCGTGCCGCCGTGGGGATCTGCGTCCAGCAGCACGGCCGGGCTGCCCCGCCGCGCGTGCTCGGCGGCCAGGGCGATCGCCAGCGTGGTGCGTCCCGGCGCACCCGCGGGACCGTGGACGGCCACGACGCGGCCGGCGACGCCCCTGACCTCGAGACCGCCGGTGACCTCGGGCTCCGGGTCGAGCACGAGGTCGTGGCTGGCGGCCGCACGCACGGCCGCTCCCAGCCCGTCGGCCTCCCCGGAGGGATGCACGTGCACCACGCCGAGGCGCAGCAGCTGCTCGGTCTCGCCCCCGACGGCCACGCACCGCACGTCGTCGCGCAGCAGCCGCATCACCGCGTCGGCGTCGAGCCCGGGCAGCTCACCGTCGACGACCGCCACCCCGGCGGTCTGGGTGCTGGCACTGCCCAGCAGGTCGGCGAGGTCGACGCAGCGCTTGACCACCACAATGCCGTCGGCCTCCAGGGACCGCAGTGCCCGGGCCTCCCACTCCGCGCCACCGGCGGCCACGAGGGCCGGGACCCGCTCCGTCAGCATGCTCAGCCCTTCCGCGCGATGACGACGCGGCCCTCGGAGATCCCCCCGAGGGCAGCCGGCAGGTCGGCCGCGCGGTCGCTCGGGACCCCGACGATGACCTGGCGGGTGGTCTGCGGGGCCAGGGTGTCGGCGACGCCGGGGACGGCCACGACGGTGACGTCGGCGAGCACCCGCTCGGCACGGACCCGGCTGGCGTCCTCGACGGCGGCGACCTGCGGCGTCACCCACACGTCGACCACCGACCCCTGCTCCACGGTGGCCGGGAGGTCGTCGGAGACCACGCTGATCGGCACCTCTAGCAGGTCCGAGCCCGCCTCGGGCGCCACGGCGGCGCGCGGCAGCAGGTCGCCGGCCGCGACCGGGCGGTTGAGCACCGTGCCGGCCGGGACGGGCTGCTCGCCGGACAGGTAGCCGGCAGCCGAGGCAGCGTCGGGGAAGCGCACCCGGCGCTGCTCCAGGTCGCCGTCGGCGACGGTGGCGCCGGCCGGCAGGTCGCGGGCCAGGGCCCAGACGGGGACCGAGTCGTCGGCCGCCCCCACCACCCGGGCGCCGGCGACCACCGAGGCGGCCACGAGGAGCAGCCCGAGGACCAGGCGCGGGTTGCGCCACCCGGGGCGCCGGCTGCGGGCGGCGGCGGGCGGGACGGGCACGTCGGGGGTGGGCGCGTGGTCGGCGCGGCCGCGGACGGTGGTGGAGCTCATCGGACGGTTCCTCCCAGGGGGCAGGGGCTGACGGGACGGGCGGGCCCGCGGACCGGGTCGCGCGCGGCCGTCCACAGCCCGGGCGTGGCGAACGATCGCCACCGCACGTCACCGGTGGCACACTGAGGCACATGAGCGCAACGCCGCGGTTCCTGCAGCTGGCCGACGTCGCCGAGATCCTCAACATCTCCGGGGCGCAGGTCTACGCCCTGGTCCGGCGCAACGACCTGCGGGCCATCAAGATCGGCGGCCGGGGCCAGTGGCGCGTGGAGGCCAGCGAGCTCGAGGCCTACATCCAGCGCGCGTACGCCGACGCCGAGCAGTTCGTCAGGGAGCACCCGTTCGTCGAGGGGTCCTCGGTCTCCCCCGAGTGACCCCCGGCTCATCCGAGCCTCCCGCGGACGGCTGCGACCTGGTCCACGGCGACGACCTGGACCCCGCGCGCCCCCGCCTCGCCGACCAGCACCTCGAGGAAGTCCTGGCCCACGCGACCCACGAGGCCCTCGACCCGGTGGTCGTCACGCAGGTGCACGACGCACGCCTCGCCGGACTCCCCCAGGCGCCGCAGCAGCGACCTCAGCGGCAGCCGATCCACCACTGACCAGGCCTCCTGCGCGTCGGCGCGCGGGGAGAGACCACCCGCGACGGCGACCGCGCGCTGCGGCACGAGCCACTGCGAGGGCCCGTCGTCCAGCAGCAGCCAGTCGCCGCCCACCCGCACCAGCTCCGCCTCCAGGCGGGTCCCGCCGACGAGCCGCAGGCTGACCCGGCGGCCGCGGGAGGCGTGGCAGCGCTCGGCCAGCGCGACGCGGGCGTACTCGCTGCGGGCCAGGTCGGCGACCTCGAGGTCGCGCTCGCCGAGCCGGAGGCCCGCCGCCTGCTGCTCGAGGTCCTCGAAGACGTCGAGCAGCGCGCTCTCCCAGCTCATGGTGACCCCCGTCCGTGGGCCGCCCGATCACCGCGGCCCGATCCGCGTCCACGAGCCATGCCCGCTCCCCCTCCGGGTGAAACCGGCGTCCTCAGGGTGTGGACACCGTGGTTGACACCTCACGATCCTGGGCGTTGTCTGATGCAAACGCAAGCAAACGAAGGCATCACACCGTGAACCACTCCCAGCAGCCACCGGTAGACCCGACCACCACCCGCTTCGACGCCCTGGTCCAGCAGGCGGCCGAGGTCGTCCTTGCCGCGTGCGTGGCGTGGGTGGTCGTGCTGGTGCTCGCCGCCCTGGTCGAGGCCACCAGCCGCGGCCATCTGCCCGCCCTGCGGTGGGTGGGCTGCCCACCCGTGCTGCGCCGCGGGCTGCTCGCCGCCGTCGGCGTGGCCGTGCTGGCACCCGGGCTGCCCGGCCCGCCGGCCAGCGCCGGCGCCCCGCCCGACCCGGGGCGGGGCGTCCGCACCACCGACACGCGCTCGGGTCCGGTCCGCGGCTCGTGGCTGCCCGTCCCCGCCCGACCCCTCGACGCCCGCCCCCTCGACGCCCACCGCCCGGACACCCGCCCCGCGGACCTCGGGCCCGCCCGGGCCCCGGACGGCCCGGTGCTCGTCGTCCGCCCCGGTGACTCCCTGTGGTCCCTGGCCCACGAGCGGCTGCCGGCGGCCGACGCCGCCCGGCTCGTCGGGGCCGTGCGGGCGCTGCACCACGCCAACCGCAGCGTCGTCGGCCCCGACCCCGACCTGCTCCGGCCGGGGCAGCTGCTCCGCTGGCCGGAGGCCGGACCTCATTCCCCCCGTCCCCACCACCCCACCACCCCGTCACGAGGAGAGACGTCATGACCGTCACCCCCCACCGCGCCCCGCGGTCCCCCCGACCCCGGACCGCTCACGTGCGCCGTGCCGCCCCGGTGGCCAGCCTCCAGGGCACGCTGGCGCTCGACTTCTCCCCGGCCGACCCCGGACCCGCGCCCCTGCTCCGGCTCGTCGCCGGCGGCCGCACCGAGCTCGACGTCCTGGCCCACCGGTTCGCCCACGCGGTCGTCGAGGTCGTCGGCGGCGACCGCGGGCCCAGCCAGCTGCTGCGCTGGACCAGCCCGACTGTGTACGCCGACCTCCAGCGCCGGGCCGCCCTGGTCGCCCGGACCGTGCCCGGCGACCGCCGCGTGCGACGCCTGCGCAGCCAGGTGCGCAGCGTCCACGTCAGCTGCCCGGCGCCGGGAGCCGCCGAGATGAGCGTCCACGTCCGGCGCGGCGAGCGGTCCAGCGCCCTGGCGGTGCGGCTCGAGCTGCGCGACGGCCGGTGGTGCTGCACCGCCCTGGAGTTCGGCTGAGCCGTAGGGTCGGTGCCACCATCCCCGATTGCTCCAGGAGCGACCCGTGAAGCTGCGCAACCTGCCGACCCGCCTCGCGACGGGCGCCTTCATCCTGCACTCCGGCCTCGAGAAGTGGCGGGGCGACGAGGCCACCGCCCAGGCGCTGCACGGCATGGCCTCCGGCACCTTCCCGGTGCTGAAGGGGCTCAGGCCCACCGAGTTCCTGCGGACCCTCTCGGTCGGCGAGATCGCCCTGGGCGCCGCGCTGCTGTCCCCCACCGTGTCGACGGGCGTGGCCGGCGCCGCCCTGACGGGGTTCTCGGGCAGCCTGCTGGCGACCTACCTGCGCACCCCCGGCCTCACCAAGCCGGGCAGCGTGTGGCCCACCCCCGACGGCCTGGGCATCAGCAAGGACGTCTGGATGCTCGGCATCGGCCTGGGCCTGCTGGCCGACGCGCTCACCCGCTCCGCCGCCGAGAAGCTGCCCACCCGCTCCTGACGCCGCTCCCCACGCACGAGGCCGCCCGGTGACCAGGTCACCGGGCGGCCCGTCGTGCTCGCGACGGCCTCAGCCGTTGGCGCGCGCCACCTGGCCGGTGGGGCCGTTGGGGGCGCCGTGGCACTTCTTGTACTTCTTGCCCGACCCGCAGGGGCACTCGGCGTTGCGGCTCATCCCCAGGTAGGGGTCCTCCTCCTGGGGCACCGTCTCACCGCGGACCTCGACGTCGCCGTCCTCGGTGGGCGCGGAGTACGTCAGGTGGGCCGGCTGCTGCGGCTCGCCGAGACCCTTGGCCCGCAGGTGCGGGGTGTGCTCGTCGGTGGCGTGGACCGGGCGGGCCTCGCCGGTCTCGGCGTCGACGACCTCGCCCTCCTCGTCGGCCGCGGGCTCGTCGACCTGCACCTCGAGGTTGAACACGAAGCCGACGGTCTCCTCGCGGATCCCCTCCTTCATCGCGTTGAACATGTCGAAGCCCTCGCGCTGGTACTCCACGAGCGGGTCGCGCTGGGAGTAGGCACGCAGCCCGATGCCCTCGCGCAGGTAGTCCATCTCGTAGAGGTGCTCGCGCCACTTGCGGTCCAGCACCGAGAGCAGCACCTGGCGCTCCAGCTCGCGCATGTTGTCGCTGCCGATGGACGCCTCGCGGGCGTCGTAGGCCTTCTGCGCGTCGGCCTGCAGGTCCGAGACCAGCACGTCGCGGTCGAGGCCGTCACGGCCCCCGGCCTCGCGCTCGAGCTCGGCGACCTTGAGGCCGACGGGGTAGATGGTGCGCAGCGCGGTCCACAGCGCGTCGAGGTCCCACTCCTCGGGGAAGCTCTCGGTCGCCGCGGTGACGTACGCCGCGACCACCTCGTCGACCATGCCGCGCACGTGCTCGGACAGGTCGGTGCCCTCGAGCACCGCACGCCGCTCGGCGTAGATGACCTCGCGCTGGCGGCTCATCACGTCGTCGTACTTGAGGACGTTCTTGCGGGACTCGAAGTTCTGGCCCTCGACCTGCGCCTGCGCCGAGGCGATGGACTTGGTGACCGACTTGTTCTCGATCGGCACGTCGTCGGGGACCTTGAGGGCGATCAGCACCCGCTCGACCCAGTCGGACTTGAACAGCCGCATCAGGTCGTCGCCGAGGGAGAGGTAGAACCGGGACTCCCCCGGGTCGCCCTGGCGGCCGGAGCGACCGCGCAGCTGGTTGTCGATGCGGCGCGACTCGTGGCGCTCGGTGCCCAGGACGTAGAGGCCGCCTAGCTCCTTGACCTCGTCGTGCTCGGCCTTGACCTGGGCGGTGATCCGCTCCACGGCCTCGGGCCAGGCCGCGTCGTAGGCCTCGATGTCCTCGACCGGGTCGAGGCCCTTCTCGCGCAGCTCCTGGTCGGCGAGGAACTCCACCGAGCCGCCGAGCATGATGTCGGTGCCGCGA
This genomic interval from Nocardioides scoriae contains the following:
- a CDS encoding AAA family ATPase, with translation MLTERVPALVAAGGAEWEARALRSLEADGIVVVKRCVDLADLLGSASTQTAGVAVVDGELPGLDADAVMRLLRDDVRCVAVGGETEQLLRLGVVHVHPSGEADGLGAAVRAAASHDLVLDPEPEVTGGLEVRGVAGRVVAVHGPAGAPGRTTLAIALAAEHARRGSPAVLLDADPHGGTVAQHLGVLDEVSGLLAAARLVNAGALDAAGFARCRRVVSDHLEVLTGLPRPDRWVEARPGVLDAVLERAAEVGDVVVDTGFSLEDETELGRSLSRNQLTLDAVAAADHVVAVGSAEPPGLARLARTLVELRDLAPVPVTVVVNRMRDSLGWSRRDIVGMVEGYVRPAGVVFVPEDRATTDRALVTGRSVVELGDSPLRQAVAELRALVLPDPPAAAGSGSRVRRPSAGRGRWRCRRP
- a CDS encoding CpaB family protein, which codes for MSSTTVRGRADHAPTPDVPVPPAAARSRRPGWRNPRLVLGLLLVAASVVAGARVVGAADDSVPVWALARDLPAGATVADGDLEQRRVRFPDAASAAGYLSGEQPVPAGTVLNRPVAAGDLLPRAAVAPEAGSDLLEVPISVVSDDLPATVEQGSVVDVWVTPQVAAVEDASRVRAERVLADVTVVAVPGVADTLAPQTTRQVIVGVPSDRAADLPAALGGISEGRVVIARKG
- a CDS encoding helix-turn-helix transcriptional regulator — encoded protein: MSATPRFLQLADVAEILNISGAQVYALVRRNDLRAIKIGGRGQWRVEASELEAYIQRAYADAEQFVREHPFVEGSSVSPE
- a CDS encoding LysM peptidoglycan-binding domain-containing protein; this translates as MNHSQQPPVDPTTTRFDALVQQAAEVVLAACVAWVVVLVLAALVEATSRGHLPALRWVGCPPVLRRGLLAAVGVAVLAPGLPGPPASAGAPPDPGRGVRTTDTRSGPVRGSWLPVPARPLDARPLDAHRPDTRPADLGPARAPDGPVLVVRPGDSLWSLAHERLPAADAARLVGAVRALHHANRSVVGPDPDLLRPGQLLRWPEAGPHSPRPHHPTTPSRGETS
- a CDS encoding Rv3235 family protein, with amino-acid sequence MTVTPHRAPRSPRPRTAHVRRAAPVASLQGTLALDFSPADPGPAPLLRLVAGGRTELDVLAHRFAHAVVEVVGGDRGPSQLLRWTSPTVYADLQRRAALVARTVPGDRRVRRLRSQVRSVHVSCPAPGAAEMSVHVRRGERSSALAVRLELRDGRWCCTALEFG